In Naumovozyma castellii chromosome 1, complete genome, one DNA window encodes the following:
- the ASF1 gene encoding nucleosome assembly factor ASF1 (ancestral locus Anc_1.242), with protein sequence MSIVSLLGIEILNNPAKFTDPYEFEITFECLEPLKNDLEWKLTYVGSSRSLEHDQELDSILVGPVPVGVNKFVFSADPPSAELIPASELVSVTVILLSCSYDGREFVRVGYYVNNEYDDEELRENPPAKVQVDHIVRNILAEKPRVTRFNIVWDNEKESDIYPPEQPDVDEEEGEDEDEEEEDEEEEEEEEEEEEEDEEDEGEKDESAADDDEEPEDEDEEGEDITGEIDIQESDDNGEAAEEDQEQSEKKKRKLDTVATPQDTQ encoded by the coding sequence ATGTCCATCGTCTCCCTACTCGGAATAGAAATCTTAAACAATCCAGCAAAATTCACAGACCCTTACGAGTTCGAAATAACATTCGAATGTCTAGAacctttgaaaaatgatcTGGAATGGAAACTAACATACGTTGGGTCCTCCCGATCCCTAGAGCACGACCAAGAACTGGACTCCATCCTAGTGGGGCCCGTCCCCGTGGGGGTCAATAAGTTTGTCTTCTCCGCAGACCCACCATCCGCGGAATTGATCCCTGCAAGTGAGTTGGTTAGCGTTACAGTTATTCTATTGAGTTGTTCATATGACGGGAGAGAATTCGTGAGAGTGGGCTATTATGTGAATAATGAgtatgatgatgaggaattGAGAGAAAATCCACCGGCAAAGGTTCAAGTGGATCATATTGTCAGAAATATATTGGCGGAAAAACCAAGAGTGACAAGATTTAATATCGTTTGggataatgaaaaggaatCTGATATATATCCACCAGAACAACCAGATGTAGATGAAGAGGAGGGGGAAGACGAAGAcgaggaggaggaggatgaagaagaagaagaggaggaggaggaggaggaggaggaagacgaagaagatgaaggtGAAAAGGATGAGAGTGCCGccgatgatgatgaagagcctgaagatgaagatgaagaaggtgaagatATAACAGGAGAAATCgatattcaagaaagtGATGATAACGGAGAAGCGGCCgaagaagatcaagaacaaagtgagaagaagaagagaaagttGGACACAGTGGCAACTCCTCAAGACACACAATAA
- the NCA3 gene encoding SUN family protein NCA3 (ancestral locus Anc_1.241), translating to MKLSTILLSASIAAAAPAPAVHHDDHHHNEKRAVVTVTQFVNADGNVVIPAATATKNTKTTTLQPSQVVATATIKSNNDNKKDTTADSSSSIDGDLSAFSNPSTKFKDGTIKCSSFPSGQGVIPVDWLGFGGWTSIMNMDAQISSECQDGFYCSYACQPGMSKTQWPSEQPASGSAIGGLVCKDGFLHRTNTDTDYLCQWDKNTAQAVNKLDKDVALCRTDYPGSENMVVPTLVTANGGEQPMSVVDEDSFFKWSGKKTSSQYYVNNAGVSPQDGCIWGDSDSQVGNWAPLIFGAGYTNGQTYLSLLPNPNSNAKANFNVKIVGTDGSDVQGECVYENGSFSKSDGCTVSVLSGSAQFVFY from the coding sequence ATGAAATTATCAACCATTTTACTATCCGCTTCAATCGCTGCCGCTGCTCCTGCACCTGCTGTTCACCATGATGACCATCATCATAATGAAAAACGTGCAGTGGTCACCGTGACTCAATTCGTTAACGCTGACGGTAACGTCGTCATCCCAGCTGCAACCGCCACCAAGAATACAAAGACTACTACTTTGCAACCTTCCCAAGTCGTCGCTACAGCCACCATCAAGTCAAACAACGACAACAAGAAGGATACCACTGCtgattcatcttcttcaattgacGGTGACTTATCCGCTTTCTCCAACCCATCGacaaaattcaaagatggaACCATCAAATGTTCTTCCTTCCCTTCAGGTCAAGGTGTCATCCCCGTAGACTGGCTAGGTTTCGGAGGCTGGACCTCCATCATGAACATGGACGCTCAAATCTCTTCAGAGTGTCAAGATGGGTTTTATTGCTCCTATGCCTGTCAACCAGGAATGTCCAAGACTCAATGGCCATCAGAACAACCTGCATCTGGGTCCGCCATTGGTGGACTTGTCTGTAAGGATGGGTTCCTTCATCGTACCAACACTGACACAGATTATTTGTGTCAATGGGATAAGAATACTGCACAGGCAGTCAATAAACTCGATAAGGATGTGGCTCTTTGTAGAACAGACTATCCAGGGTCTGAAAATATGGTCGTACCCACATTGGTTACTGCTAATGGTGGTGAACAACCAATGAGTGTTGTGGATGAggattcatttttcaaatggtCAGGTAAGAAGACCTCTAGTCAATACTACGTTAATAACGCAGGTGTGTCACCCCAGGATGGATGTATCTGGGGGGATTCCGATTCACAAGTGGGTAATTGGGCTCCTCTTATCTTTGGTGCTGGGTACACTAATGGTCAAACTTATTTGTCATTGTTGCCCAACCCAAATAGTAATGCCAAGGCCAATTTCAACGTCAAGATTGTCGGTACAGATGGATCCGATGTGCAAGGGGAATGTGTCTATGAAAATGGATCTTTCTCTAAAAGCGATGGTTGTACCGTTTCTGTCCTGTCAGGTTCTGCTCAATTTGTCTTTTATTAG
- the PHO86 gene encoding Pho86p (ancestral locus Anc_1.238) yields the protein MAAKRKITRIPQQVDASLDKPLDTDAPPTIFATALKPEYATAALNLSVDFLKQQQAIANKYLITHPIVIFIIVIMLIIFMTPRLTFPTMAHFQSVSGMLYYFCLVNKKAVLTALLFTVIATSFIFTLLSRVSDSYFKLKIDQIVNCNALTIFNTDLQKLRNNTEEEDEETLNNTHIIVYRNTPIALISISKNNALSKKNESLTMNINCLGARKVYLPSGVVHDMIDWAMIRTKALCSATGEKVDSLRLIVEVFSFDEKMKQILRRKGFVFVQSGKIMENRLLGGLFGVKKELWGCQFRFNNAKNKKK from the coding sequence ATGGCTGCTAAAAGGAAGATTACAAGAATCCCGCAACAAGTGGACGCCTCATTGGACAAACCATTAGACACCGATGCCCCACCAACCATCTTTGCCACTGCTTTGAAACCAGAATACGCCACCGCTGCACTAAATCTCTCTGTGGATTTTCTCAAGCAACAACAGGCTATCGCCAACAAGTACTTGATCACTCACCCGATtgtcatcttcatcattgtGATCATGCTCATCATATTTATGACTCCACGTCTCACATTCCCCACCATGGCACATTTCCAATCCGTGTCAGGGATGctatattatttttgtcTGGTGAACAAGAAGGCCGTATTGACTGCCTTACTTTTCACCGTCATTGCTACTTCATTCATTTTCACTCTACTATCGCGTGTCTCTGACTCGTACTTcaaattaaagattgaTCAGATCGTCAATTGTAACGCGCtcaccatcttcaataCCGACTTACAAAAACTACGTAACAATACagaggaggaagatgaagagacGTTGAATAATACCCATATCATCGTGTATAGAAACACTCCTATTGCATTAATTAGCATCTCCAAGAACAATGCATTATCCAAGAAGAACGAATCATTGACGATGAATATCAATTGTTTGGGGGCCAGGAAAGTATATTTGCCCAGTGGGGTTGTGCATGATATGATCGATTGGGCCATGATTAGAACCAAAGCCTTGTGTTCTGCGACTGGGGAGAAAGTCGATTCGTTGAGGTTGATCGTGGAGGTTTTTTCCTTTGATGAAAAGATGAAACAGATCTTGCGTAGGAAGGGGTTTGTCTTTGTTCAGAGTGGGAAGATCATGGAGAATAGGTTGCTTGGTGGGTTGTTTGGTGTCAAGAAGGAACTTTGGGGGTGTCAATTCCGTTTCAATAATGCtaagaacaagaagaaatga
- the RPE1 gene encoding ribulose-phosphate 3-epimerase RPE1 (ancestral locus Anc_1.234) yields MVRPIIAPSILASDFANLGCECHKVIDSGAEWLHIDVMDGHFVPNITLGQPIVTSLRRSVPRSGAHSAFFDCHMMVESPEKWVEDFAKCGADQFTFHYESTKNPLELVKLIKSHGMKAACAIKPGTPVDVLFELAPHLDMALVMTVEPGFGGQKFMADMMPKVETLRAKFPHMNIQVDGGLGKETIPQAAKAGANVIVAGTSVFTAADPAEVISFMKGEVAKELTSKGLLDQ; encoded by the coding sequence ATGGTCAGACCCATCATTGCCCCCAGTATTTTAGCCTCCGACTTTGCCAATTTGGGTTGCGAATGTCATAAAGTGATCGATTCCGGTGCAGAATGGTTGCACATTGATGTCATGGACGGTCACTTCGTCCCTAATATCACTTTGGGTCAACCAATAGTCACCTCTTTACGTCGTTCTGTTCCACGTTCAGGTGCACACTCTGCCTTCTTTGACTGTCACATGATGGTCGAATCTCCAGAGAAATGGGTCGAGGATTTTGCTAAATGTGGTGCTGATCAATTCACCTTCCATTACGAATCCACCAAGAACCCTCTTGAATTGGTCAAATTGATTAAGAGTCATGGTATGAAAGCTGCCTGTGCCATTAAACCAGGTACTCCCGTGGATGTCCTATTTGAATTGGCCCCACATTTGGATATGGCTCTTGTCATGACTGTGGAACCAGGTTTTGGTGGTCAAAAATTCATGGCTGATATGATGCCTAAAGTGGAAACATTAAGAGCAAAGTTCCCTCATATGAATATTCAAGTAGATGGTGGACTTGGTAAGGAAACGATCCCACAAGCTGCTAAGGCTGGTGCCAATGTCATTGTAGCTGGGACTAGTGTCTTCACGGCCGCCGACCCAGCAGAAGTGATCTCATTCATGAAGGGTGAAGTAGCCAAGGAATTGACCTCGAAGGGACTATTGGATCAATAA
- the ALB1 gene encoding Alb1p (ancestral locus Anc_1.233), which translates to MPSKNSINRPKQTVNLHRKAQKAGKKRAARERAGQFNPARSSDSSRSGEIKSVSLDLYRAGKVENGAGNGTASTNGAVTSRTLSKKRAKKIERNLKYAEQRRLLTDLTAKLEDSNEGMEIDAVGGGRAKKVEKKTALGQVKEALWNVIEDSSSQGLVIGSGQGTTLGGPMFP; encoded by the coding sequence ATGCCCTCCAAGAACTCCATCAACAGACCCAAGCAGACCGTGAACCTCCACCGCAAGGCCCAAAAGGCCGGCAAGAAGAGAGCAGCTCGTGAAAGGGCAGGTCAATTTAACCCTGCCAGATCCTCTGATTCATCTCGTTCAGGTGAGATCAAGTCTGTCTCCTTGGACTTGTACCGTGCGGGGAAAGTGGAGAACGGTGCTGGAAATGGGACTGCCTCCACTAATGGGGCTGTCACGTCGAGAACTTTGTCGAAGAAAAGGgcaaagaagattgaaagaaatttgaaatatgcTGAACAGAGAAGATTGTTAACAGATTTGACTGCCAAGTTGGAAGATTCCAATGAAGGTATGGAAATTGATGCTGTCGGTGGTGGTCGTGCCAAGAAGGTTGAGAAGAAGACTGCGTTGGGTCAAGTGAAAGAAGCTCTTTGGAACGTCATTGAAGATTCTTCCAGTCAAGGACTCGTTATTGGTTCAGGACAAGGAACCACTTTGGGGGGTCCAATGTTCCCATGA
- the MTC1 gene encoding DUF5427 domain-containing protein MTC1 (ancestral locus Anc_1.232), producing MTTERKSTEADDVFEFLESLPETSSNGNQDDKTKDATKKDPQKKDEDIMDFLDELEKSTADLSEKKDKKQTKKVEERVKTEDQPVQKEEKEKEESKEKITAETAKTPEQEQEEEQVNDPITSFSNWWSSSGSNTVSSLWNKTTEQASTHLKKVTERINQEQQMEDSIASKLTKNLNPIKISELAKSLSKIVVGDTEEILRIHLVHDLINYSYLQYQIETKFDQVLSSQVQGGIRIFVDEWGNPNKKMDSSITNEFNDAKFLKRKLNLFNGKINDGEKLAFANLDNSIKLFNKAHEEIMKQKKENEKQEGKDGKDENDQNKISDIFIAILPIAIPNTGKDDDIITTDPSHPGNFNFTIVLKDITNNITTITRSQGFPLKWVKWLENYNDDEGEDADADADTNEKTNRDKEEEEEEEEELGVDPGDWVKEWIEDGLNLAFGIVAQNYVIQRMGF from the coding sequence ATGACTACAGAGAGGAAATCTACCGAGGCAGACGACGTGTTTGAGTTTCTGGAATCGTTGCCCGAGACAAGCTCCAACGGGAACCAGGACGATAAGACCAAAGATGCCACAAAGAAAGATCCACAGAAGAAGGACGAGGACATTATGGACTTCCTGGATGAACTAGAAAAGAGTACAGCAGATCTGTCCGAGAAGAAGGATAAGAAACAGACAAAGAAGGTGGAGGAACGAGTTAAGACGGAGGACCAACCGGTACAGAAGGAggagaaggagaaggaggaaagtaaagaaaagataACTGCGGAAACGGCAAAGACAccagaacaagaacaagaagaagaacaagtaAATGATCCAATAACATCTTTTTCCAACTGGTGGTCCTCGTCGGGTTCGAATACTGTCTCATCGTTATGGAATAAGACTACGGAACAAGCATCAACGCacttgaagaaagtgaCAGAGAGAATTAACCAGGAACAACAGATGGAGGACTCCATCGCATCCAAATTGACCAAGAACTTGAATCCAATAAAGATATCGGAATTGGCAAAAAGTCTTTCTAAGATTGTTGTGGGTGACACGGAGGAGATCCTTAGAATTCATTTGGTTCatgatttgattaattattcttatctacaatatcaaattgaaacaaaattCGATCAAGTATTGTCTTCTCAAGTGCAAGGCGGTATAAGAATCTTTGTTGATGAATGGGGAAACccaaataagaaaatggaTTCTTCAATCACAAACGAATTTAACGATGCTAAATTcctgaaaaggaaattgaatctATTTAATGGGAAGATTAATGatggtgaaaaattagcATTTGCTAATTTGGAtaattccattaaattattcaataaagCTCATGAAGAGATTatgaaacaaaagaaggaGAATGAAAAGCAAGAAGGCAAGGATGgaaaggatgaaaatgatcaaaataaaataagtGATATATTTATTGCTATTCTACCCATCGCTATCCCCAATACAGGTAAAGATGATGACATTATTACCACTGACCCTTCACATCCaggaaatttcaatttcaccaTTGTACTAAAGGACAttacaaataatattacaaCAATAACGAGATCACAAGGTTTCCCATTGAAATGGGTCAAATGGCTGGAAAATTACAACGACGATGAAGGTGAAGATGCTGATGCCGATGCCGATACCAATGAAAAGACGAATAGAGATaaggaggaagaggaggaagaggaagaagaactCGGTGTAGACCCTGGTGACTGGGTTAAAGAATGGATAGAAGACGGACTAAATCTGGCCTTCGGTATAGTAGCACAGAACTACGTTATCCAAAGAATGGGGTTTTGA
- the GCD14 gene encoding tRNA 1-methyladenosine methyltransferase subunit GCD14 (ancestral locus Anc_1.229): MSLTTSCFSEYKDIVQEGDLVLIWISRDQIKPVKMDSEASFNTRYGTFPHKDMIGKKYGSQIAIRTKGTNRFAFVHVLQPTPELWTLSLPHRTQIVYTPDSSYIMQRLNCGPNSRVIEAGTGSGSFSHAFARSVKKLFTFEFHQVRFEQAMQEFKEHGLLDENVTITHRDVCADGFTIKSGDTTSFDLTNVQNVDLNANAVFLDLPAPWEAIHHLDSVIAKGEKVGVCCFSPCIEQVDKTLESLEKNGWTNIEMVEIQGRRYESRRQMVRTLDDALERLKDIKRRKLAGMERRKRQLEGLKTEEEKQDQNNGQPVTEKTQFNPFGKGERVKEGDPNYQWKEVTKIESEIKSHTSYLTFAFKITDKTRVEESK, encoded by the coding sequence ATGAGTCTCACAACATCTTGCTTTTCAGAATACAAGGATATTGTCCAAGAAGGTGACCTAGTTCTAATATGGATTTCCAGGGACCAAATAAAACCTGTCAAGATGGATTCAGAGGCCTCATTCAACACTCGTTATGGTACATTCCCTCATAAGGACATGATCGGGAAGAAATATGGGTCCCAAATTGCCATACGTACTAAGGGAACCAATAGATTTGCCTTTGTTCATGTATTGCAACCAACACCTGAACTTTGGACTTTATCTCTACCTCATAGAACACAAATCGTCTACACTCCAGATTCGTCGTACATCATGCAAAGATTGAATTGTGGTCCCAATTCTAGAGTTATTGAGGCTGGGACTGGTTCTGGTTCATTCTCTCATGCGTTTGCCAGATCCGTGAAGAAGCTATTTACGTTTGAATTTCATCAAGTGAGATTTGAACAAGCTATGCAGGAATTTAAAGAGCATGGTCTACTGGATGAAAATGTAACCATAACTCATAGAGATGTATGTGCTGATGGGTTTACCATTAAAAGTGGTGATACAACGTCTTTTGATTTGACAAATGTCCAAAACGTAGATTTGAATGCTAATGCCGTATTTTTGGATTTACCTGCACCTTGGGAAgcaattcatcatttggATAGTGTTATTGCCAAGGGAGAGAAGGTTGGGGTATGTTGCTTTTCTCCCTGTATAGAACAAGTGGATAAGACATTGGAAAGTTTAGAAAAGAATGGATGGACGAATATAGAGATGGTGGAAATTCAAGGAAGACGATATGAAAGTAGAAGACAAATGGTGAGAACCTTGGATGATGCTTTAGAGAGgttgaaagatattaagagaaggaaattgGCAGGTATGGAAAGACGCAAGAGACAATTGGAAGGTTTGAAaactgaagaagagaaacaAGATCAAAATAATGGCCAACCGGTGACTGAAAAGACTCAATTTAATCCATTTGGTAAGGGTGAAAGAGTCAAAGAAGGTGATCCAAATTATCAATGGAAAGAAGTAACGAAGATTGAAAGTGAAATTAAATCGCATACATCTTATTTGACCTTTGCATTCAAGATTACCGACAAGACAAGAGTAGAAGAATCCAAAtag
- the NIT2 gene encoding putative hydrolase (ancestral locus Anc_1.228) codes for MTASRIAVAQLCSSANVTRNLQVVKDLIQRAIDADAKVIFFPEATDFISQGPQHSKLLANESLDFLNGITTMIKTTKTKIDVSIGVHLPPIKGEDRIQNALVYISADEGIKSIYKKIHMFDVDVPNGQSFKESNSTAPGRFIGDIINTPVGKLGPSICYDIRFPELALKLRSMGAEIICYPSAFTMKTGMAHWEILGRARAIDTQCYVVMPAQQGVHDTGAVANKRESWGHSMIIDPWGDIIARVDASVSDPQIICADLNMERLHQLRESMPLMKQRRKDIDFGL; via the coding sequence ATGACTGCTTCAAGAATCGCCGTGGCACAATTATGCTCCTCTGCTAATGTAACTAGGAACCTCCAAGTAGTGAAAGACTTAATTCAAAGGGCTATCGATGCCGACGCCAAAGTCATCTTCTTCCCCGAGGCAACTGACTTCATCTCCCAAGGACCACAGCATTCCAAATTACTAGCTAATGAATCCCTTGATTTCCTAAATGGTATTACAACAATGATAAAGACTACGAAGACTAAGATTGATGTCTCCATTGGGGTTCATCTCCCACCGATAAAGGGAGAAGACAGAATTCAAAATGCATTGGTTTACATATCCGCAGATGAAGGAATTAAATCCATTTATAAAAAGATTCACATGTTCGATGTGGATGTCCCCAATGGTCAATCATTTAAGGAATCCAATTCTACCGCCCCAGGACGTTTCATAGGTGATATCATTAATACTCCCGTTGGGAAATTAGGCCCTTCAATTTGTTACGATATTAGATTCCCCGAATTAGCTTTGAAACTAAGGTCAATGGGTGctgaaattatttgttatCCAAGTGCATTTACCATGAAGACTGGTATGGCACATTGGGAAATATTGGGGAGGGCAAGGGCCATAGATACTCAATGTTATGTTGTCATGCCTGCTCAACAAGGTGTTCATGACACTGGAGCGGTTGCCAATAAGAGGGAATCGTGGGGTCATTCCATGATAATTGACCCCTGGGGTGACATAATTGCAAGAGTAGATGCAAGTGTTAGTGATCCTCAAATAATATGTGCTGATTTAAATATGGAAAGACTTCACCAACTACGAGAAAGCATGCCTTTAATGAAACAACGTCGAAAAGATATCGATTTTGGattataa
- the SPT10 gene encoding Spt10p (ancestral locus Anc_1.227) — protein MRNENNNNSIPTGTNNNNNNNNSISVPEQFQSQLQPHTILLKDGETIATMYPIPSYSDLLPLGLLNFLLDEFNMEIEKGDSFPYYETLNMEEFKDVWFHNDGHICVMVLGEIPELDYSVDNDLPNVENNYGTEIDTMRETSQYKKRKERRNLNLNIQWEKQCLGIFALQPAYPGRSSHVVTGTFLVNAGIRGKGIGRTLVETFVEWSTRLGFTSSCFPLVYGTNVGIRRILEGLNFRRIGKLPESAILKGFDVPVDSFIYGKEFAHITKSIDLLRDPQITNEIAKYERLKYYLETGKYPDHCDRNEKARLRVTGKYHSVLNGKLMTKGKEVVYDPDRQRQIALDYHVMEHQGINKVTSKIVEKYHWKGVKQTVSEIIQECQKCKMRYQDGTGVVVVPNDGVPQTRMLPSQTVVAAGSSSAAVGSHNNDSFNKELQTVLNAGNHIGDASSNLSRMAAAAIGSLQREQNNGVDEATPPDGQELRHGGKGSMLRQRIRFHNDGGVVADENYQSVSATTVEDNDGSMNAFNKFVNEGRENSTKKRRKNDGNASISIGTPLQNQLNLNTNGENEISSNAMNEAMLNLEGNVMAALEMVEQDQNGDTTMNNISSNDPFFNYYGFEEYKEEEDADYGGEEEEDEEEEEEEEEEDEDDDEDDEDEEEEIAGLAEENEADGSNGHAQEEKVSSNFGKPSPNLYY, from the coding sequence ATGAGGaatgaaaacaataataacagcATACCGACAGGtaccaataataacaataataataacaattcCATATCCGTGCCAGAACAATTCCAATCTCAATTACAACCGCACACGATCCTTCTTAAAGACGGAGAGACCATAGCCACGATGTACCCCATCCCATCGTATTCTGATTTACTTCCTCTGGGACTACTCAACTTCCTCCTGGATGAGTTTAACatggaaattgaaaaaggtGATTCGTTTCCCTATTACGAGACTTTAAACATGgaagaattcaaagatgtTTGGTTCCATAACGACGGACACATCTGTGTGATGGTCCTTGGTGAGATTCCCGAGTTAGATTACAGTgttgataatgatttaCCCAATGTGGAGAATAATTACGGGACGGAGATAGATACGATGAGAGAAACGTCGCAATAcaagaagaggaaagagAGAAggaatttaaatttgaatatacaATGGGAGAAACAATGTCTGGGGATATTTGCCTTGCAACCGGCATATCCTGGACGATCGTCACATGTGGTCACTGGGACGTTCTTGGTTAATGCAGGTATTCGTGGGAAGGGTATTGGGAGGACACTAGTGGAAACGTTTGTAGAATGGTCCACGAGGTTGGGGTTTACCTCTTCTTGTTTTCCTCTGGTTTATGGGACGAATGTGGGGATTCGTCGTATCTTGGAAGGTTTAAATTTTAGAAGGATTGGTAAATTACCTGAATCTGCTATCTTGAAGGGGTTTGATGTTCCTGTGGATTCGTTTATTTATGGTAAAGAATTTGCACATATTACGAAGAGTATTGATTTATTGCGAGATCCTCAGATCACTAATGAGATTGCTAAATATGAACGACTGAAGTATTATTTGGAGACCGGGAAGTATCCTGATCATTGTGACCGGAATGAGAAGGCCAGACTACGTGTTACTGGTAAGTATCATTCGGTATTGAATGGGAAATTAATGACTAAGGGTAAGGAAGTTGTTTATGATCCCGATAGACAGAGACAAATTGCATTGGATTATCACGTTATGGAGCATCAGGGGATTAATAAAGTGACGTCTAAGATTGTGGAGAAGTACCATTGGAAAGGTGTCAAGCAGACAGTTTCTGAGATTATTCAAGAGTGTCAGAAATGTAAGATGAGGTATCAAGATGGGACTGGTGTGGTTGTGGTGCCCAATGATGGTGTTCCTCAGACACGCATGCTGCCGTCGCAGACTGTTGTTGCTGCAggttcttcttctgctgCTGTTGGTTCGcataataatgattcatttaataagGAACTTCAGACTGTTTTAAATGCGGGGAACCATATTGGTGATGCGTCGAGTAATTTATCTAGGATGGCAGCTGCAGCTATTGGCTCATTGCAAAGGGAGCAAAATAATGGTGTTGATGAAGCAACCCCACCTGATGGACAAGAATTAAGACATGGTGGGAAAGGGTCGATGTTACGTCAACGGATACGATTCCATAATGATGGGGGTGTTGTTGCTGATGAGAATTATCAGTCTGTTTCCGCAACTACTGTGGAGGATAATGATGGATCGATGAatgcatttaataaatttgttaaTGAGGGCCGCGAGAATAGTacgaagaagagaagaaagaatgaTGGTAATGCTTCGATTTCCATTGGAACTCCGTTACAGAATCAACTTAACTTAAACACTAATGGTGAGAATGAAATATCTTCCAATGCAATGAATGAAGCCATGTTAAATTTGGAAGGTAATGTGATGGCAGCATTAGAGATGGTGGAACAAGATCAAAATGGAGATACGACTATGAATAATATATCGAGTAACGATCCGTTCTTTAATTATTATGGATTTGAAGAGTAtaaggaggaggaggatgCGGATTACGgtggtgaagaagaagaagacgaggaggaggaagaagaagaagaagaagaagacgaggatgatgatgaggatgatgaggacgaggaggaagaaattGCCGGGCTAGCTGAAGAGAATGAAGCAGACGGTTCCAATGGACATGCCCAGGAGGAGAAAGTTTCGAGTAATTTCGGCAAACCATCCCCAAATCTGTATTATTAA
- the MCO6 gene encoding Mco6p (ancestral locus Anc_1.226), whose amino-acid sequence MIFFFKQIRDIFAQSHTTSQQVRLSRRAFFQLLGYLGSCVVISLIAQSKYIE is encoded by the coding sequence ATgatcttctttttcaagCAAATAAGAGACATATTTGCGCAGTCACACACGACGTCTCAGCAGGTACGGTTGTCTCGAAGGGCGTTCTTCCAGTTGTTAGGGTACCTTGGCAGTTGTGTAGTGATCTCGCTGATTGCGCAGTCCAAGTACATTGAGTGA